Proteins found in one Thermoanaerobaculia bacterium genomic segment:
- a CDS encoding rubrerythrin family protein, translated as MPALKDTRTHENLKHAFAGESQANRRYLYFARRADIEGFPDVGGLFRDTSEAETGHAFGHLDFLKEVGDPATNFPIGDTKLNLKSAVEGETYEYTQMYPGFARTAREEGFTEVAEWFETLARAEKSHAGRFQKGLDTLGS; from the coding sequence ATGCCCGCCCTGAAAGACACCCGCACCCACGAAAATCTCAAGCACGCCTTCGCCGGCGAATCGCAGGCCAACCGCCGCTACCTCTATTTCGCGCGGCGCGCCGACATCGAGGGATTCCCGGACGTCGGCGGCCTCTTCCGCGACACGTCGGAGGCGGAGACGGGCCACGCGTTCGGCCACCTCGATTTCCTGAAGGAGGTCGGCGATCCCGCCACGAACTTCCCGATCGGCGACACGAAACTGAACCTGAAATCGGCCGTCGAAGGGGAGACCTACGAGTACACCCAGATGTACCCCGGGTTCGCGCGCACCGCGCGCGAAGAGGGCTTCACCGAGGTCGCCGAGTGGTTCGAGACGCTGGCGCGCGCCGAGAAGTCGCACGCCGGACGTTTCCAGAAGGGCCTGGACACCCTCGGGTCCTAG
- a CDS encoding transcriptional repressor produces METVVRTRETRQRALIYTIVASTGTHPTADWVYARARERMPRVSLGTVYRNLQRLAAEGRIRAIDAWGKTTRWDADLSAHHHFVCTGCGVIRDVPRPEGENASIAASFPLPGYTITGHHLELEGLCPACTGAAGAHAPRVSARKRENASRPAR; encoded by the coding sequence ATGGAGACCGTTGTTCGCACCCGAGAGACCCGCCAGCGCGCGTTGATCTACACGATCGTCGCTTCCACCGGGACGCACCCGACGGCGGACTGGGTCTACGCCCGCGCCCGCGAGCGGATGCCGCGGGTCTCCCTCGGAACCGTCTATCGGAATCTCCAGCGGCTCGCCGCCGAAGGCCGGATCCGGGCCATCGACGCCTGGGGAAAGACGACTCGGTGGGACGCCGACCTGTCGGCGCACCATCACTTCGTCTGCACCGGCTGCGGCGTGATCCGCGACGTGCCGCGGCCCGAGGGGGAGAACGCGAGCATCGCCGCGTCGTTTCCCCTGCCCGGCTACACGATCACGGGCCACCACCTGGAGCTCGAAGGCCTCTGCCCGGCGTGCACCGGGGCCGCCGGCGCCCACGCCCCCCGCGTTTCCGCGCGGAAGCGGGAGAATGCCTCCCGCCCCGCGAGATGA
- a CDS encoding secondary thiamine-phosphate synthase enzyme YjbQ: MKGKTFTVSTSRRIERRDVTGEVQEAVEALGVRSGFVAVSVPHTTAALTVGENWDPDVGSDLERAFAAWTPSVRFDHGEGNSAAHFLSEAVGNARLLAVEGGRLRLGRWQGVFLLELDGPRQRTVGVDVLSAPETDA; encoded by the coding sequence GTGAAGGGGAAGACGTTCACGGTTTCGACGTCGCGCCGGATCGAGAGGCGCGACGTGACGGGCGAAGTGCAGGAGGCCGTCGAGGCGCTCGGCGTCCGGAGCGGCTTCGTCGCGGTGTCCGTGCCGCACACGACGGCCGCGCTGACCGTCGGCGAGAACTGGGATCCCGACGTCGGGAGCGATCTCGAACGCGCCTTCGCCGCCTGGACCCCTTCGGTACGGTTCGATCATGGCGAGGGGAATTCGGCGGCGCATTTTCTGTCGGAGGCCGTGGGGAATGCGCGGCTTCTCGCCGTCGAGGGAGGACGGCTCCGGCTCGGCCGCTGGCAGGGCGTTTTCCTCCTCGAGCTCGACGGGCCGCGTCAGCGCACGGTCGGCGTCGACGTTCTCTCCGCGCCGGAGACGGACGCTTGA